Proteins encoded by one window of Cyanobium sp. NS01:
- the recG gene encoding ATP-dependent DNA helicase RecG, which yields MRLLQQALLLESERGFADLLGRRERFSSFLARSLQAPPQEITAGHSRCLELAAAFAGYQGLSLARRQSLVRDCRQHLHQLRQGLEPARPMGPPRLRLMAAAPPPTPTAAGGLLPDTPLGEIRGVGPRTAARLAQLGLFVVRDLVHYYPRDYLDYANLVRIEGLRAGSTATIVATVRRCLAFASPRNPNLAILELQLSDPTGRLRVSRFMAGKRFTSPGWLKSQQRLYPPGASLAVSGLVRETPYGPAFQDPLIEVLESPQAPLRSEAIGRLLPVYGLTEGLGADRLRQAVASVLPLVESWGDPLPPPLRRAEGLMARPEALRQIHAPRDQESLRASRQRLVFDEFLLLQLGLLQRRRALTQRPSPPLQSPSRNSLVARFLELLPFQLTAAQRRVLEEIRADLARPQAMARLLQGDVGSGKTVVAIAALLTAIDAGCQGALMAPTEVLAEQHYQKLCGWLPQLHVTCGLLTGSTPARLRRQLLNDLTQGTLQLLVGTHALLEDPVAFARLGLVVVDEQHRFGVAQRNRLLAKGLQPHLLTMTATPIPRTLALSVHGDLEVSQIDGLPPGRTPIQTRLLRAGERQLAYELIREEVARGQRAYVVLPLVEESEKLDLRSAVAVHRQLSEEVFPELQVGLLHGRLAGPDKQATLQAFARGESQVLVSTTVVEVGVDVPEASVMVVEHAERFGLAQLHQLRGRVGRGAAASHCLLINDSRQALARQRLDVLVRSSDGFEIAEMDLRLRGPGQVLGTRQSGLPDLALASLIDDGAVLEQARDVGGRILAEDPSLERHPRLLAMLQSQRARLTAGARLN from the coding sequence CTGCGCCTCCTGCAGCAGGCGTTGCTGCTCGAAAGTGAGCGTGGTTTCGCCGATCTGCTCGGGCGGCGGGAGCGGTTCAGCAGCTTTCTGGCCCGCAGCCTCCAGGCCCCGCCCCAGGAGATCACTGCCGGCCACTCCCGCTGCCTCGAACTCGCGGCTGCCTTTGCGGGCTACCAGGGGCTGAGTTTGGCGCGGCGCCAGAGCCTGGTGCGCGACTGCCGCCAACATCTGCACCAACTGCGCCAGGGCCTGGAGCCAGCCAGGCCGATGGGGCCGCCCCGGCTGCGGCTCATGGCTGCGGCACCGCCGCCAACGCCCACGGCTGCCGGCGGCCTGCTCCCCGACACGCCCCTGGGGGAGATCCGTGGCGTCGGTCCACGCACGGCAGCCCGGCTGGCTCAGCTGGGGCTGTTCGTGGTGCGCGACCTGGTGCACTACTACCCCCGCGACTACCTCGACTACGCCAACCTGGTGCGCATCGAGGGGCTGCGGGCTGGCAGCACCGCCACGATCGTGGCCACGGTGCGCCGCTGCCTCGCCTTCGCCAGCCCCCGTAACCCCAACCTGGCGATCCTGGAGCTGCAGCTCAGCGATCCCACCGGTCGCCTGCGGGTGAGTCGCTTCATGGCCGGCAAGCGCTTCACCAGCCCGGGCTGGCTGAAGAGCCAGCAGCGCCTCTACCCGCCGGGCGCCAGCCTGGCCGTGAGCGGTCTGGTGCGCGAGACGCCCTATGGCCCGGCCTTTCAGGACCCGCTGATCGAAGTGCTGGAGAGCCCCCAGGCGCCCCTGCGCTCCGAGGCGATCGGCCGGTTGTTGCCGGTCTACGGGCTCACTGAGGGTCTCGGGGCCGACCGGCTGCGCCAGGCCGTGGCCAGCGTGCTGCCTCTGGTGGAGTCGTGGGGAGACCCGCTGCCGCCCCCTCTGCGCCGCGCTGAAGGGCTGATGGCCAGGCCTGAGGCCCTGCGCCAGATCCATGCCCCCCGGGATCAGGAGAGCCTCAGGGCCAGCCGCCAGCGGCTGGTGTTCGATGAATTTCTGCTGCTGCAGCTCGGCCTGCTGCAGCGCCGCCGCGCCCTCACTCAGCGGCCCTCCCCACCCCTGCAGAGCCCCAGCAGGAACAGCCTGGTGGCGAGGTTCCTGGAGCTGCTGCCCTTCCAGCTCACCGCGGCCCAGCGGCGCGTGCTGGAGGAAATCCGCGCCGATCTGGCCCGTCCCCAGGCGATGGCCCGGCTGCTGCAGGGGGACGTGGGCAGCGGCAAGACCGTGGTGGCGATCGCCGCCCTGCTCACCGCCATCGACGCCGGCTGCCAGGGGGCCCTGATGGCCCCCACCGAGGTGCTGGCGGAGCAGCATTACCAGAAGCTCTGCGGCTGGCTGCCCCAGCTGCACGTGACCTGCGGGCTGCTCACTGGCTCCACCCCCGCCCGCCTGCGCCGCCAGCTGCTCAACGACCTGACCCAGGGCACCCTGCAGCTGCTGGTGGGCACCCATGCCCTGCTGGAAGATCCCGTGGCCTTCGCCCGGCTCGGGCTGGTGGTGGTGGATGAACAGCACCGCTTCGGCGTGGCCCAGCGCAACCGGTTGCTGGCCAAGGGCCTCCAGCCCCACCTGCTCACCATGACGGCCACGCCGATTCCCCGCACCCTGGCCCTGTCGGTGCACGGCGACCTGGAGGTGAGCCAGATCGACGGCCTGCCGCCGGGCCGCACGCCGATTCAGACGCGCCTGCTGCGCGCCGGCGAGCGCCAGCTCGCCTACGAGCTGATCCGGGAGGAGGTGGCCAGGGGTCAGCGCGCCTACGTGGTGCTGCCCCTGGTGGAGGAGTCTGAAAAGCTCGACCTCCGCTCCGCCGTGGCCGTGCACCGCCAGCTCAGCGAGGAGGTGTTCCCGGAGCTGCAGGTGGGCCTGCTGCATGGCCGCCTGGCGGGTCCCGACAAGCAGGCCACTCTCCAGGCCTTCGCGCGGGGGGAGAGCCAGGTGCTGGTGAGCACCACCGTGGTGGAAGTGGGTGTGGATGTGCCGGAGGCGAGCGTGATGGTGGTGGAGCACGCCGAGCGCTTCGGGCTCGCCCAGCTGCACCAGCTCAGGGGCCGGGTGGGCCGGGGCGCGGCAGCGTCCCACTGCCTGCTCATCAACGACAGCCGCCAGGCCCTGGCCCGGCAGCGGCTCGATGTGCTGGTGCGCTCCAGCGATGGTTTCGAGATCGCCGAGATGGACCTGCGCCTGCGGGGGCCTGGCCAGGTGCTGGGCACGCGCCAGTCGGGCCTGCCTGATCTGGCCCTGGCCAGCCTCATCGACGACGGAGCGGTGCTGGAGCAGGCCCGCGACGTGGGGGGGCGGATCCTGGCGGAGGACCCATCCCTGGAGCGTCACCCCCGGCTCCTGGCCATGCTGCAGAGCCAGCGCGCCAGGCTGACTGCAGGAGCCCGGCTGAACTGA
- a CDS encoding M15 family metallopeptidase — MPRRPWNSVPIEPRRDPLVPLPPNLLRLEPHPYTALGAPYGPGGSPFQLRQEVIDRLLDSQEALQEQQPDWRLAIFDGWRPLAVQAFMVEHTMLELCRKRGVDPAETSPAREALTAEVGRFWADPDEDPAAPPPHSTGAAVDLTLVDHRGLPLDMGSAIDAIGAVSSPDHFESVAQGAAKPAQRTWARGCHRRRRLLRQVLQQAGFAQHPNEWWHFSWGDQLWAWSRGEAKACYGRVEPEPG, encoded by the coding sequence ATGCCGCGGCGTCCCTGGAATTCCGTCCCCATCGAGCCGCGGCGGGATCCCCTGGTTCCCCTGCCGCCCAACCTGTTGCGACTGGAACCCCACCCCTACACAGCCCTGGGGGCTCCCTATGGCCCTGGAGGATCGCCGTTTCAGCTGCGCCAGGAGGTGATCGACCGACTGCTCGACTCCCAGGAGGCTCTGCAGGAACAGCAGCCCGACTGGCGCCTGGCCATCTTTGATGGCTGGCGGCCCCTGGCCGTGCAGGCCTTCATGGTGGAGCACACCATGCTTGAGCTCTGCCGCAAGCGCGGCGTGGATCCGGCCGAAACCAGCCCTGCCCGGGAGGCCCTGACGGCGGAGGTGGGGCGCTTCTGGGCCGATCCTGATGAGGATCCAGCTGCCCCGCCCCCCCACAGCACCGGCGCAGCCGTGGACCTCACCCTGGTTGACCATCGGGGTTTGCCCCTCGACATGGGCTCGGCGATCGACGCCATCGGAGCCGTGTCCTCACCGGACCACTTCGAGTCTGTGGCCCAGGGAGCGGCCAAGCCGGCCCAGCGCACCTGGGCGCGGGGCTGCCACAGGCGACGGCGTCTGTTGCGTCAGGTGCTGCAGCAGGCCGGCTTTGCCCAGCACCCGAATGAGTGGTGGCACTTCAGCTGGGGCGATCAGCTCTGGGCCTGGAGCCGGGGCGAAGCCAAGGCCTGCTACGGAAGGGTGGAGCCGGAGCCGGGCTGA